A stretch of DNA from Methylobacterium sp. CB376:
CTCGACGTAGATGTTGTGCTCCAGCGGCACCCGGTAGCCGACATTGGTGGTGAAGTTGTAGTTCTGCAGGCCCGTGCGCTGCACCACGCCCGGCGCCCGGATGTCGAGGCCGAGCAGGTCGACCTTGAACAGCGCGTCCCAGAACCAGGGGCCGTTCAGGTAGGTGCCGTAGACGCCGACCGTGCCGCCCTCGTAATCCTGCCGCCCGGCATTGCGGTTGAGGTCGACGCCCGCCAGCGTGTAGCCGCCCATCACGCCGAGGATCAGGCCGTCGTCGGGCTTGGTCAGCCCGCTGATGACCACGTCCGTGCCGCCCAGGAAGCCGCCCGAGACCTGGCTGTAGCCGAGGTCGCGGGTGAAGTTGAGACCGCCGAAGGAGAAGTTGCTGAAGCCCGAGCGGCTCTCGATGTCGCCGTAGGCGCGGGCCCAGATGGCGGGCCGGGTGGTGGTCTGCGGCGCGGGCTCGGCGAGCTTGGGGGCGATCGGGTCCTTGGTCACGAGCGCCGAGTAGGCCGACAGGCCGTTATACTGCATCGCCTGCGGGATGGCGGTCTGGCCGGGCGCCGCCTTGAGGCTGTCGCGGACCTGGGTGAGCCGGTCGAGCACCGCCGAGCCGCCCTGGAAGGCGATGGTGCGGGCCGCGATCACGGCCGTGGAGGCCGAGAGGCCGACCGCGGTCGGCACGGTGCCGAGGGCCACGGAGGTGCCGCCCTGGCCGGTGGTCGCGACCAGGATCGCCTCGAGGGTGCCGAAATTCTGCGCCCCCGCGAGCGTGAAGGCGTTGGCGGCGCTGGTGCCGGTGACCGTGACGATCGGCGAGCCCGTGGTGAAGGGGACGGCCCCGGTCAGGTTGGTGACGGTGACGCCGGTCGTGCCGGAGGCGTTGCCGTTGATGATCAGGCGGTCGCCCGTGCTGGTCTGGGTGTTGAACTCCGCCAGCAGGCGCCCGTTCTGCCCGACGTAGTTGCCGTTGATGGTGAGCGTGTCGCCCGCCCGACCGTTCACGAGGCTGATCGTGCCGGCATTGACGAAGCTGGTGCCCTGAGTCTGGCTGCCGATGCTGCTGGTGCCGGTGGCGATGAGCAGGCCCGAGCCCTGGTTCTGGAACCCCGACAGGTTCTGCAGGCTGGTCGAGGCGAGCGAGATCCCGCCCGCGTTGGTGATCGTGCCGCCGCCGAAGCTGCTCGCGCCCGTGACGTTGACGCGGCCGCTCGCCGTGTTGGTGAAGGTCGAGCCGCTCGACAGGGCGAGGGAGCCGGTCAGCGTGCCGGCATTGGTCACCTGGCTGGCCACGGCGCTCGCCGCGGTCGTGATCGCGGCGCCCTGCACGTCGATCGTGCCGAGGTTGGTGATCGTCAGGGGTCCGGTGGCGGCGCCCGTCGCCGGGAGGCCGGGGACCGAGCTGAGCACCGCCGCGTCGATGCCGTTGGCGCCCGCGATGGTGCCGTTCGCCCCGTTCTCGATGCTGATCGCGCCGCCGGCGCGGGCGAAGATCGCCGACGGATTGGCGTTGGTCTGGAGGAAGCCGGCGATCAGGGTCGGCAGGCCGGTGGCGGGCGGGCCCGAGGCGGTGGCGGACTGGGTCAGCGCCCCCGCGTTGGAGATCACGAGCGGCGCGACCGCGCTGCCGCCCAGGATGCCGAACTGGCCGTAATTGACGGTGCCGGTGTTGGTCAGGGTGACGGTGCCGGTGAAGCCCCCGCCGACGAGGCCCGCGTAGGACGCGTTGAGGGTGCCGGAATTCGACAGGGCGGTGGTGGTGCGCGACGAGCCCGAGATGCCGAGCGGCGCGGTGATCGTGCCGGAATTCGCGACCGTGAGGGCGCCCCGGTTGGTGTCGGCCTGGATGCCCGCCGTCGCGGCCGTGATCGTGCCGGCGCTGGTGACGCTGCCCGCGCCCGTGCCGGAGCCGCTGTCGATCTGGATGCCGGCGCCGCCCGGCGCCGTGATCGTCGCCGAGGCGTTGACGTTGATCGCGACGCTGCCGGCCGGGCTCGCGCCGGTGGTCGCGGCGGTCGGCATCACCAGCACGGCGGCCGCGTTCTGCGGGCCGGCGATCGTGGTGTTGTCGAGGACGTTCAGGGTGAACTTGTCGAGCGGGGTGTAGAAGATGCCGCCCGTGTAGGCCCGGTTGGGGCCGCAATTGGCGATCTGCGTGGTCGAGGCGTTGTCCCCGGGCTGGCAGACGTTGGCCAGCATGACGACGCCGTTGCGGACCGGGAACAGGAACTGCCCGGGGACGCCGTTGTTCGAGCCCGCCACCAGCGAGTTGGGCCCGCCATCGATGAGCGCGCCGTTCACGAGGGAGCCGGGGAGCTCGAAGTAGCTGCCCGCCGCGCCGGTGCCGGCGGAGTAGCCGGCCGAGGCCGAGGTGCCGCCGAGCCCGTTCGTGCCGCCGCTGGCGTCGCCGGTCTCGAACTGGATGCGCTGGTAGTTGAAGTAGATGTCGAAATTGCCGCCGCCCGTATCGGCGCGGCTGGCCAGGACCAACTGGAAGGTGTTGGTCTTGTCGGCATGGTTCGAGAAGTAGCCGACCGAGGGCCAGGTCACCCCGAAGGCGGTCTGGCCCGCGTAGGTGCCGGTGCCGTAGGAGGTGATGCCGCTCGCCGGGTTGCGCGTGTCCACGTCGGAGAAGAAGGGCGCGATGATCGGCGCCCCGCGGTAATTGGCGCCGAGGCCGACCGGCGTGAACGTGCTCAGGGGCGTCCCGAACGTCACGTTGCCGTTGTTGTTGACGTAGAGCGACGAGTAGGTCGTGCCGAAGAAGTTGGCCGTGAAGGGCAGCGCCACCTCGCCGGTGGAGCCGTCGTCGTTGCGGGCGAGCTGATTGGCGTCGAAGCCCGGCACCACGCTCTGCGCGTAGGCCGCGCCGGCCAGCACCGGAAGCCCCGCGAAGGAGACGCCGATCATCAGCAGGCGCTTCATCCGCGCAAGGCCGCGCGCGCGGCCCGTTTCGTACCCCAGCGTCACCATCCCGCACCCCCGAACACGTCCCAGCGAGCCGGTCGGCGGGTCGCGCCCGCCCCGGCCCATGCCCGCCCCTCGCGGCGGCCGGCCCGACCCCGATCCCCGTCGGCGGCCGGTCCGGCGCGTGATCTCCGTCCGAAGACGCACATCAGGTCAGGCCTCTCGATCAGCATAACGGTCACGCTCGGCCAGCGTCTATTGCTAGACTGCCCGGCCGAGCACGCGAAACAACTCCGTTGCCGGGATGCCACAGCCGGCTTCCTCGCCACTGATTCGTTTCGAGTACAGCTGGCGATGAGCGTAAAGAGTTTCTTGCGAGATCGGCGCTCGACTCTGACCGGTATTCGTCCGATGCGGCAGATCTCGTTCCGGCCGGCGCCGGTCGAGCGAGGGATCTTGAGCGCATCAGAACCGGAACGGGATCGGTCGCGACGCGGATCGACTGGAGGCTGTTGTGGACCGGAGACGGGCGTTGTGTCGCGTCAGCGACGTCCGGCCCTGGCCAGCACGATTCCTGTCCCGGGTCGATCACGGCCTCTCGCCGGCCAGCGCGCGGCCGAAGGATTGGACGAGGCCGGCTTCGAGCTTGCCATCCATGCTCTGCAGGATGGTCATGGCCTCCCGCATCGGCATCGGCGTCTTGTAGGGACGGCGCTCGGTCAGGGCCGCGTAGATGTCGCAGATCGTCATCAGCCGCACCCCGTCGCTGACCGCCGCGCCCGCGAGCCTGTCCGGGTAGCCGGACCCGTCGAGGAACTCGTGGTGGTGGCGGACCACGTCGAGGGTGAAGGCGTCGCACTCGCCGCCGGCCTTCAGGATGTCGTGGCCGAGCGCCGCGTGGGTGCGCATCACCGCCGCCTCGTCGGGCGAGAGCCGGCCGGGCTTGGTGAGGATCGGGAGCGGGATCCGCGCCTTGCCGACGTCGTGGACGAGGGCGGCGCGCACGAAGCGCTGCTGGTCGTCGCGCCGGAAGCGCAGGTGCAGGGCGAATTGCGCGGCGAGGCCCGCCACCAGCAGGCAATGCTGGTAGGTGGCGTCGTCGTGCGTCCAGACCGTGTCGAGCCAGCGCGCCAGCCCGCCCTCCCGCACGGCGGTCAGGATCGGGGTCAGGCCCGCCTCGACGGTCTGCATGCGGATCCGGCTGCCCGCGCGCGCCTCCGCGAGCAGGCTGGTCAGCGCCTCCCCGGCCCGCGCGACGCCCTGGACCACCGCCGCCTCGCCCACCGGGCCGAACGCCTCGAGCTGGTTGAACAGGGCCGCCACCACCGTGTCGGGCGGCACGTAGGCCGGCAGGCAGACGGTGGCGCCGAGCGTCTTGGCGTGGCGCAGGGATTCCGTCGAGGTGCGGCGCAGGAGCCCGATCACCGGCAGCGCGCGGCCCCGGTAGCGCTTCTCCAGGGCCCGCAGGCAGGTGGACGCCTCGGGCCGGGTCAGGGTCAGGTCCGCGACCACGCCGATCAGCGCGGCGTCGCGGGTCCAGCGCTCGTCGGTCCCCACCACCTCGCAGCGCCCGACCGATCCGAGCGCCCGCGCGAGCGCGGCGCTGCGGTCCGGCCGATCGGTGACGAGGACGATGGTTCCCTCCGGCATGGAGGCACTCCCGACGGAACGGCCGCGACCTTGTCCGGTCGGGTATACTCCTAGTTCCGAAGAAATCGCTTACGGGATCCTCGAAGATCCGGCCCAGTCGGGGCGGGCGGCGCGGATCGATCAGATCACGCCCTGCCCCACGGGAGACGGGCGGCGCGAAGCCGGCTCAGTTCAGGGCCTGGCCCTCCCCGACGCGGATCGGCCGGACGAGGTCGCCCTCGCGCACGAAGGGGGCGGCGCGCACGACCACGAGGTCGTTCTCGGACAGGCCGCTGCGGATCTCGACCTCGTCCTCCGAGAACAGCCCGACCGCGACCGGGCGCGCCTCGATGTGGTTCTGGCTGACGACGTAGACCGTGGTGCCGTCCTGCCCGCTCACCAGCGAGGAGAAGGGCACGGCGATCCCGCAGCTCTCGCCGACCGAGACGGTGCCGCGGGCGTACATGCCGAGCCGCGCCTCGCCGATCGCGCTGAGCAGGATGCGCACCTGCCCGAGCTGGCTCGCCGCATCCGTCGAGGGGGAGACCAGCCGCACCCGGCCGCTGATCGGGCCGAGGCCGAGGGGCTTCACGGTCACGGGCTGGCCCGGGGCGATCTTCCCGAGCGCCGTGATCGGCGCGTCGGCCGCGAGTTCGATCTCGCCCTGCCCGATGATCACGAAGAGCGGATCGGAATGGGCCGGGGCGGGCCCGCCGATCGTGGCGGTGCTGCGGCCGACCACGCCCGCGACGGGGGCGCGGATCGGGATCGGGGTCGGGTTGACCGAGCCGTCGTCGGGGACGAGCTGGGCGAGGACCTGGTTCTGCCGCACCTCGTCGAGGGGCCGGACGGCGACCTGCTGCACGCGCAGCCCGTCCCGCTCGGGGCGGATCTGGACCTCCTGGCGGGCGGCGAGCACGCCGGTCACGTCGACCCGGTCGTCGAAGCAGCGCCGCTTGGCCGGCGCGACGCTGACGGCGAGGCCGGCGCTCGGCGCCGTCTCGGCCGCGACCGGGCCGGCGAGCGCCGCCCACAGCAGGGCCGCGAGCGCGGGCGCCGCGCGACGCGGCAGGCGATGGATGGGACGACGCGACACGACCTCGCTCCTCTCTTCGACGCGGCAACGGCCCGGGGCGGCGCCCGCCGGGCCGGGACGCGGCGGAACCGCCCCGGGCGGTTCCGCCGACACTTCTCGCTCTCGCATCATCCCCACCGGCGCGGGCTGACGCGGCGCCGGACGAGGGCGCGGGCGGGACCGGCCCTCACGGCCGCGCGCCCGGACGGGCGGGACCCGGCCGCAGGGGGGCGCGCGATCCCCCGCCGCCTCCGCCGCCGAACAGGGATTCCAGCATCCCGCCGAGCGGGTTGGCCTTGCCGCCCTCCAGCATCTCCGACCCGAGGGCGCCGAGATTCGACAGGGTCTGCCCGTTCAGCACGGCGCCGAGATCGACGCTGACCTGCGGCGCGTCCCAGGAGCCGCCGATGAGCACGGGCAGGCTCACGTCGAACAGCTTCGGGAGCGCGCGGGCGGCGGTGCGCGTCAGGCGGGGCTCGATGCGGAAGGCCAGGGTGCGGGCGGAGAGGTCGATGGTCCCGGTCCCCCTGGCGGTGACCAGGGGACCGGCGAGGGCGAGGTCCTGGGTCGTCGCCCGCCCGTCCGCGATGCGGAACCGGGACGAGATGCGGTCGAAGGCGGTGGCGTCCTGGCTGCGCAGCCGCGGATCGGGGGAGAGCTGCTGGGCGACCGACTGGACCACGCCCGGGATGTCGATCCCGGTGAGGCGCCCGTTCTCGACCTGGATGGCCGCCTCGCCCGAGAGGGATCTGGCGAGTTCGGCCTGGCTGCTGCCGCTCGCCTTGAGGTCGATGGTGGCGCCCGCCGTCCCGTCGAGGAGCGCGAAGCCCGAGGCGGCGGAGAGGAGCGGCAGGCTGCGGACCTGGGTGAGGTCGAGGTGGAGCGCGTGGCGGGGCGGCGCGCTCCCGCGCGCCTCCCGGGCGATGTCGGACCTGAGCGTGGCGCGCACCTGCCCGCCCGCGAGCCCGCCCTGCGTCAGGGCCGCCTCGATCCCCCCCTCCGTGAGCTTGCCGTCGAGGAGCGCCTCGGTGAGGGAGAGCCCGCCCGCCCGCAGGGCGCCGAGGCGGATCCTGGCGCGGCCGTCGAAGCTGCGCAGCAGGGCGGGATCCAGGGACGCGTCCCCGAGTCCCCCGGCGGCCGGGAGGTCCAGGCTGCCGCCGGCGAGGTCGATCCGCACGAAGGGCTTGGCGGTGAGGTCGACCACCACCGCGCCCGTGAAGGGCACGGCGCCGACCTGGGCGGAGAGGCGCGCCAGGGTCAGGGCGGCCCCGTGCAGGGCCGCGTCGGCGCGGCCCTCAAGCGGCTCGGCGCCGAGCCCGGGCACCCGGCAGCTGAAGGTCAGGGGCGCGCTCTCCCCCTCCTCCGGGGGCGCGACGGACACGTCGCAGCGCGCCGCCCCGCCGCCGGTGCGGCCCCCCGCCTTGACCTCGTACCCGCCCGCGCGGGCCAGGGCCTCGGCGGAGAGATCCTCGACGGAGGCCACGACCGTGTCGCCCTTGACGAGGAGGAGCGCGCCCCCCGTCACCCGGACGCGTTCGGGCCGCGGCCCGGCGGACCCGGCGTGCCCGGCGTGCCCGGCGGGGCCGGCCTGCTCGCGCGCGGGATCGGGTGCGGGATCGGGATCCGGTGCGGCGCCCGCTGCGGCTGCGGCGCCCGCGGGCGCGCCGGCGCGCCACCACTCGGCCGGCCAGCGCAGGACCGGGCGCTCGACCTCGATCGCGGCGAGGTCGCGCCCGGCGAGGAGGTCGAGGGGCGCACCGGTGACCCGCAGGCTGGCGATGTCGAGGCTCGCCGTGCCGACCCCCGGGTAATCCGTGCGGGTCCCGACGTCGCGCAGGACGACCGCAACGCGCGGCCACAGGGACAGGCTGGCCCCGCCCCGGACGGTCCAGGTCCGGCCGGTCTCGGCGGCGAGGCGCTCCTGCGCCGAGCGCACGATCATGGCCGTGCCGGACGAGGCCGCGACGCCGACCGCGAGGCAGCCCGCGGCGGCAAGCAGAAGGGAGAGGTTGCGCAGCTTCATCCTGTCCTCGCAACCCGCGGCACCGCGCGGGAAAGCAGAGCGCACTCTCCGCGCGAAATCAATCGGGCGGAACGACGTCCGCTCGTCTGATCGTTCGCGCGCTCGTCCGCGTCGTTCGCGCGCGCTCGTTCGCGCGCTCGTCCGCGCGTGCAGGCCCGCCGGCCGGGCGGGCCGCCGCGGGCCGATCCGGCGGGCAAGGGGCCGGCAGGAGAGTCCGGGCCCGGCGCGCCACCGTGCCCCGCCGCACGCGGCGGAGCCCCGTCTTCGACCAATCGCCCGCGCTCGCGGCAAGATCCTGTATTTTCTCGACTTTGGGTGAGCGGTAGCCCGTCCCGCCTGATCTCTCGCGGGTGCCCGGGCCCGGGGCCGTCGGACTGGTAAAGACCATGTCGAGACGGGAGACGATGTGTGCCGCGGCACTTGCCCGGGTTGGCCGGTGGCGTGTAGATTTGAGGCTATGAAACGGTCTCTCTCAGGATTTCTCGCTCTGCTGCTCACGCTGTGGGCAGGCATGGCCGTTTCGGCCCCGGCGGAGAAGCGCGTCGCCCTCGTCATCGGCAATGCCGCCTATGACAGTTTCGGCAAGCTGGCCAATCCCGGCAACGACGCCGAGGATCTCGCGGCCCTGCTGCGCAAATCCGGTTTCGACGTGATCGACGGCCGCGACCTCTCGCGCCGCGACATGGACCGGAAGCTCGCGCAGTTCTCGCGGCTCGCGACGGATGCGGACACCGCCCTCGTCTACTATGCCGGGCACGGTCTGCAATATCAGAGCCAGAACTACCTGGTGCCGGTCGACGCGCAGCTGCGGGACGGGTTCGACGTGCCGTTCGAGACGATCTCGGTCGAGTTCGTCATCTCGGCCCTCGACAACGCCAAGGGCGCCCGGATCCTGATCCTCGACGCCTGCCGCGACCTGCCCCTGAAGGATGTCGGCAACAACGCCGCCAGCCACGGCCTCGCGCGGGCGGTCGGCCGCAAGGGCCTGATCCTGGCTTACGCCACCCAGGCCGACAGCGTCGCCTTCGACGGCACCGGCCGCAACAGCTTCTTCGCGGGCGCGCTGCTGAAGGCCATGCAGGAGCCGGGCCTGGAGATCGGCCAGGTCTTCCAGCAGGTCGCCTCGACGGTGTCGGGCCTCACCAACGGCCGCCAGCTGCCCGAAATCACCCGGTCCTACCCGGGCGAGGTCTTCCTCAACCACGAGGAGACGGACATGCAGGCCTGGTCGCGGCTGCGCCGGAGCAACCAGCTCGCGGAGCTGCGCCAGTTCATCGCGAAGTACCCGAACAGCCTGCTGATCGACGACGCGATGACCCGCATCCAGCTGCTCGAGGCCCGGGCGACGCCCGACCGCAACGAGCAGCGCGAGCCCGCCCTGCCGCGCCAGGACATGGCCAGGGACACGGCCCGCCGCGAGGAGGAGGAGCGGCTCGCCGAGGTCGCCCGCCGCAAGCGCGAGGAGGAAGCCAAGCGCCTGGAGCAGGCCCGGCAAGAGACCACCCGTCAAGAGACCGCCCGTCTCGAAGCCGCGCGCGTCGCCGAGCAGGCCCGGCTCGCGGCCGAGGCGGCCCGGGCGCAGCAGGCCGCCAAGCTCGACGCCGAGAAGGCCGCGCCGACCGAGACGGCGCTGGCGACGGTGCCGACGACCTACACGGCGCTGCCGACCGGCGAGACGGCGCCGAAGCCGGCCGCCGCGGGCGAGGCGCCCGCCGCCGCAAGCGAGCCCGCCGCCGCGCCGGTGGTGAAGACCGCGTCCCTGTCCCAGCCCGTGGCCGAGGAGAAGGGCGTTTCCGAGCGGGTCGTGCGCGCGGTGCAGCAGCGCCTCGTCGATCTCGGCTGCTACCAGGGCCGGCCGGAATCGTCGTGGGGCAGGCAATCCTCGGAGGCGCTCGACCAGTTCTACCGCCTGTCGCAGGCGAGCGACCCGGCGAAGACCCGCGCGGTCAAGATCGTGTCGCACATGCCCGATCAGGCGACGCTGGACGTGCTCAACACCTACAACCAGCGGATCTGCCCGGTCTCGTGCCCGACCGGGTCGGAGCCGAAGGGCGAGGTGTGCGTGAAGATCACCTGCCCGACCGGGATGGAGCTCGACGGGAACGAGTGCCACCCCCGCCGCAAGTCGATCCAGGCGACGCTGCCGGCCGAGACGACCAAGAAGGCCCCGGCCGCCGCCGCGAAGGAGACGGCCAAGCCGAAGCTGGCCAAGCGGCCCGAGCCCCAGGACGAGGAGGAGCCCGTCCAGAAGCCC
This window harbors:
- a CDS encoding AsmA family protein, with translation MKLRNLSLLLAAAGCLAVGVAASSGTAMIVRSAQERLAAETGRTWTVRGGASLSLWPRVAVVLRDVGTRTDYPGVGTASLDIASLRVTGAPLDLLAGRDLAAIEVERPVLRWPAEWWRAGAPAGAAAAAGAAPDPDPAPDPAREQAGPAGHAGHAGSAGPRPERVRVTGGALLLVKGDTVVASVEDLSAEALARAGGYEVKAGGRTGGGAARCDVSVAPPEEGESAPLTFSCRVPGLGAEPLEGRADAALHGAALTLARLSAQVGAVPFTGAVVVDLTAKPFVRIDLAGGSLDLPAAGGLGDASLDPALLRSFDGRARIRLGALRAGGLSLTEALLDGKLTEGGIEAALTQGGLAGGQVRATLRSDIAREARGSAPPRHALHLDLTQVRSLPLLSAASGFALLDGTAGATIDLKASGSSQAELARSLSGEAAIQVENGRLTGIDIPGVVQSVAQQLSPDPRLRSQDATAFDRISSRFRIADGRATTQDLALAGPLVTARGTGTIDLSARTLAFRIEPRLTRTAARALPKLFDVSLPVLIGGSWDAPQVSVDLGAVLNGQTLSNLGALGSEMLEGGKANPLGGMLESLFGGGGGGGSRAPLRPGPARPGARP
- a CDS encoding autotransporter outer membrane beta-barrel domain-containing protein, which encodes MVTLGYETGRARGLARMKRLLMIGVSFAGLPVLAGAAYAQSVVPGFDANQLARNDDGSTGEVALPFTANFFGTTYSSLYVNNNGNVTFGTPLSTFTPVGLGANYRGAPIIAPFFSDVDTRNPASGITSYGTGTYAGQTAFGVTWPSVGYFSNHADKTNTFQLVLASRADTGGGNFDIYFNYQRIQFETGDASGGTNGLGGTSASAGYSAGTGAAGSYFELPGSLVNGALIDGGPNSLVAGSNNGVPGQFLFPVRNGVVMLANVCQPGDNASTTQIANCGPNRAYTGGIFYTPLDKFTLNVLDNTTIAGPQNAAAVLVMPTAATTGASPAGSVAINVNASATITAPGGAGIQIDSGSGTGAGSVTSAGTITAATAGIQADTNRGALTVANSGTITAPLGISGSSRTTTALSNSGTLNASYAGLVGGGFTGTVTLTNTGTVNYGQFGILGGSAVAPLVISNAGALTQSATASGPPATGLPTLIAGFLQTNANPSAIFARAGGAISIENGANGTIAGANGIDAAVLSSVPGLPATGAATGPLTITNLGTIDVQGAAITTAASAVASQVTNAGTLTGSLALSSGSTFTNTASGRVNVTGASSFGGGTITNAGGISLASTSLQNLSGFQNQGSGLLIATGTSSIGSQTQGTSFVNAGTISLVNGRAGDTLTINGNYVGQNGRLLAEFNTQTSTGDRLIINGNASGTTGVTVTNLTGAVPFTTGSPIVTVTGTSAANAFTLAGAQNFGTLEAILVATTGQGGTSVALGTVPTAVGLSASTAVIAARTIAFQGGSAVLDRLTQVRDSLKAAPGQTAIPQAMQYNGLSAYSALVTKDPIAPKLAEPAPQTTTRPAIWARAYGDIESRSGFSNFSFGGLNFTRDLGYSQVSGGFLGGTDVVISGLTKPDDGLILGVMGGYTLAGVDLNRNAGRQDYEGGTVGVYGTYLNGPWFWDALFKVDLLGLDIRAPGVVQRTGLQNYNFTTNVGYRVPLEHNIYVEPTAGLEYVSTVFDRTPALAVGAVPLRDGEALRGRIGARIGTEMVEDNIRIEPSITGYVYSVLTETGTVGAFNGITGVTGLREEGKVRGEVQASINFFNLKTGLSGFIRGDYRIGGDLVGGGGRAGIRYQFSTF
- a CDS encoding HD-GYP domain-containing protein gives rise to the protein MPEGTIVLVTDRPDRSAALARALGSVGRCEVVGTDERWTRDAALIGVVADLTLTRPEASTCLRALEKRYRGRALPVIGLLRRTSTESLRHAKTLGATVCLPAYVPPDTVVAALFNQLEAFGPVGEAAVVQGVARAGEALTSLLAEARAGSRIRMQTVEAGLTPILTAVREGGLARWLDTVWTHDDATYQHCLLVAGLAAQFALHLRFRRDDQQRFVRAALVHDVGKARIPLPILTKPGRLSPDEAAVMRTHAALGHDILKAGGECDAFTLDVVRHHHEFLDGSGYPDRLAGAAVSDGVRLMTICDIYAALTERRPYKTPMPMREAMTILQSMDGKLEAGLVQSFGRALAGERP
- a CDS encoding caspase family protein, which produces MAVSAPAEKRVALVIGNAAYDSFGKLANPGNDAEDLAALLRKSGFDVIDGRDLSRRDMDRKLAQFSRLATDADTALVYYAGHGLQYQSQNYLVPVDAQLRDGFDVPFETISVEFVISALDNAKGARILILDACRDLPLKDVGNNAASHGLARAVGRKGLILAYATQADSVAFDGTGRNSFFAGALLKAMQEPGLEIGQVFQQVASTVSGLTNGRQLPEITRSYPGEVFLNHEETDMQAWSRLRRSNQLAELRQFIAKYPNSLLIDDAMTRIQLLEARATPDRNEQREPALPRQDMARDTARREEEERLAEVARRKREEEAKRLEQARQETTRQETARLEAARVAEQARLAAEAARAQQAAKLDAEKAAPTETALATVPTTYTALPTGETAPKPAAAGEAPAAASEPAAAPVVKTASLSQPVAEEKGVSERVVRAVQQRLVDLGCYQGRPESSWGRQSSEALDQFYRLSQASDPAKTRAVKIVSHMPDQATLDVLNTYNQRICPVSCPTGSEPKGEVCVKITCPTGMELDGNECHPRRKSIQATLPAETTKKAPAAAAKETAKPKLAKRPEPQDEEEPVQKPKAKAKAAPVVRETPKAAKPVVREAARPVAPKVKVVEPIRVRAPVPSLARTPRYAPGPAAASAAPSYTPAEIGASRMMSRMP
- a CDS encoding efflux RND transporter periplasmic adaptor subunit produces the protein MSRRPIHRLPRRAAPALAALLWAALAGPVAAETAPSAGLAVSVAPAKRRCFDDRVDVTGVLAARQEVQIRPERDGLRVQQVAVRPLDEVRQNQVLAQLVPDDGSVNPTPIPIRAPVAGVVGRSTATIGGPAPAHSDPLFVIIGQGEIELAADAPITALGKIAPGQPVTVKPLGLGPISGRVRLVSPSTDAASQLGQVRILLSAIGEARLGMYARGTVSVGESCGIAVPFSSLVSGQDGTTVYVVSQNHIEARPVAVGLFSEDEVEIRSGLSENDLVVVRAAPFVREGDLVRPIRVGEGQALN